ATGGGCCGCCCTGATTGGTGTGGGGAAAAACGCGGTCAGACCATGCTCGGGTCCGGCTCCAGGCCCATCAGCTCGCGGCCCAAAATCTGCGCGCAGACGTCGTAATCGGTGTAGGCATGGGCACCGGTCATATGGGAATCGCGGAACAGGCGCTGCATTTCGTTGTGTTCGAACCAGGCATTGCCGCCCGCCGCGGCGAACAGGCGGTCCACCGCTTCGATGCACATTTTGGTCGCGTAGGCCTGGTTGGTGCGCCAGAACGCCAGGGTTTCGCGGCTGGGGTAACGGTGCGCGGCGCTGTGTTCGGCGTGTTCCTGCCAGGTCTTTTCCAGGAAGGCACGGGCAGCGGCCACCTGGTGTGTGGATTCCGCCAGGCGCATCAGCGCAGGCGTAGCCGCGCCCACCGCAGCGCCGGTGTAGGCGCGCACGCGGGTGCTGGTTTTTTCGCGGAACACCTCGAGCATGCGCTCGGCCACCCCGAGGCTGACGGTGGAAAAGCCACTGGCAAAATACGGCCGATAGGGCGCGTAGAAAATCTGACTGTCGGGGTAGAGGCCAAAGCCGGCAGACTTGCCTTCCATCATGTCCCTGGCCTTCTGGATACGGTGCTCGGGCACCCAGGCGTGGTCGATGATCAAGGTCTTGGTACCGCTGCCCTTCATGCCTGCGGCATGCCAATCGTCACGGATCTGGTAGTCGCTGCGTGGCAATACGGCGAAGCAGTAGTCCTGGCCGCCTTTGGCATTCGGCCGGCGACAGCCGACAATCGCCCACTCTCCGTGATCGCAGCCGCTGCTCCAGCCCATCTCGCCGCTGAAATACACCCCGCCCTCGCCCTCGGTGACGCGCCCAAATGGCGCGATACTGCTGCTGGCGGTGGCATCCGGGTTGGCGCCCCAGATTTCCTCCTGCAGCCTGGCCGAGAACAGCGCCAGTTGATGGCTGTGGGTGCACAGCAGGCTCATGGCCCAGGCGGTGCTGGCGCAACTGCCGGCGAGTGCGGCAATGCAGTCGGCGAACGCGGGCAGCGACAACTCCAGGCCGCCAAAGGCCTTGGGCTGAAACGCGCGATGCAGGCCGATGCTTTTGAGCAACGCAATGTTTTCATCCGGCACCTTGCGCTCCTGCTCGGCTCGCGTGGCGTTCGCGGCGATGACGGGCAAGAGGGGTTTGAGGTCTTCGAGCAGCGGGTTTGGCTTTTTCATGGACGGCCCTGCTTATTATTGGAGGTCCGGCCGACGTTCCACAGGGAGGAACGGCGCCGGATGCAGGGCCAGTATCGAACGCATGCCCCCTACCGAAAATGCACGTTCCGCAGGCAAGATTGTACTTTTCAAAGGCTCGGCAGACACAGGCATAACGCTTGGCAGGCACAGTCAAGCTGGCTCCAGGCACGCTCGTTACCCTTGGGTTCACACTGAGTGAACTGCCAGGAACCTGTCATGAGTGATATTCCGTTGTTACCGCAAGTCGAGGCCTTTCTACGCCGCCGCCATGGGCTGTTTATCGACGGCGCCAGCGTACACAGCCATTCGAGCCAGACGATCGCCGTCACCAACCCGGCCAATGGCGAGGTGATCGCCCATGTCACCGATGCAGACCTGGCGGATGTCGACGCCGCAGTCGCCTCCGCCAACCGCGGCTTTGAGCTGTGGTCCCAGGCCGCCCCCGCAACGCGTGGTAACGTGCTGCTCAAGCTCGCCGACCTGCTGGAGCAAAACCGCGAAGAACTGGCACAGATCGAGACCTGCCAGTCGGGCAAGCTCATCCAGATAGCCCGTGCGTTCGAGGTCGATCAGGCCGCGCACTTCCTGCGGTATTACGCCGGCTGGGCAACCAAACTCAGCGGCGAGACGCTGACGCCGTCGCTGCCTTCGTTCAACGGCGAGCGCTACAGCGCTTTTACCCTGCGCGAACCGGTCGGCGTGGTGGTGGGCATCGTGCCATGGAATTTCTCGACCATGATCGCCATCTGGAAACTCGCCTCGGCTCTGGTAACGGGCTGCAGCATCATCATCAAGCCCAGCGAGTTCACGCCGTTGACCCTCCTGCGCATCGCCGAGCTGGGCACAGAAGCAGGGTTGCCGGCGGGCGTGCTCAACGTGCTGACCGGCGGCGGGCACGTCGGCAGGGGCCTAGTGGAGCATCCCGGCACCCACAAGGTTTCGTTCACCGGTTCGGTGCCGACCGGCATTGCCGTGGGCCGTAGCGCCATGGGGGCCGGCCTGACCCGCGCCACCCTGGAACTGGGCGGCAAGAATGCCGCTGGCTTCCTGCGCGACATGGACGTGGACAAAGCGGTGGACGGCATCATCGAAGCCGGCTTTTTACACTCCGGGCAAATCTGCGCGGCGGCCGAACGTTTCTATGTGCACCGCTCGCAGATCGACGCTGTACTGGAAAAACTCAAGACGCGCC
Above is a genomic segment from Pseudomonas sp. R5-89-07 containing:
- a CDS encoding p-hydroxyphenylacetate 3-hydroxylase oxygenase component; the encoded protein is MKKPNPLLEDLKPLLPVIAANATRAEQERKVPDENIALLKSIGLHRAFQPKAFGGLELSLPAFADCIAALAGSCASTAWAMSLLCTHSHQLALFSARLQEEIWGANPDATASSSIAPFGRVTEGEGGVYFSGEMGWSSGCDHGEWAIVGCRRPNAKGGQDYCFAVLPRSDYQIRDDWHAAGMKGSGTKTLIIDHAWVPEHRIQKARDMMEGKSAGFGLYPDSQIFYAPYRPYFASGFSTVSLGVAERMLEVFREKTSTRVRAYTGAAVGAATPALMRLAESTHQVAAARAFLEKTWQEHAEHSAAHRYPSRETLAFWRTNQAYATKMCIEAVDRLFAAAGGNAWFEHNEMQRLFRDSHMTGAHAYTDYDVCAQILGRELMGLEPDPSMV
- a CDS encoding aldehyde dehydrogenase family protein, producing the protein MSDIPLLPQVEAFLRRRHGLFIDGASVHSHSSQTIAVTNPANGEVIAHVTDADLADVDAAVASANRGFELWSQAAPATRGNVLLKLADLLEQNREELAQIETCQSGKLIQIARAFEVDQAAHFLRYYAGWATKLSGETLTPSLPSFNGERYSAFTLREPVGVVVGIVPWNFSTMIAIWKLASALVTGCSIIIKPSEFTPLTLLRIAELGTEAGLPAGVLNVLTGGGHVGRGLVEHPGTHKVSFTGSVPTGIAVGRSAMGAGLTRATLELGGKNAAGFLRDMDVDKAVDGIIEAGFLHSGQICAAAERFYVHRSQIDAVLEKLKTRLSRLTIGSPLDESTEFGPVTHQQHRQKLLGYFNQARAENNTIIHGGTLLDRPGCYVEPTVILANSPHDTLLNEETFGPIATFLPYDSEEELLTLMNQGPHGLSASLWTNDLGKALRMIPAINAGTLWVNMHTLLDPAVPFGGRRSSGVGREFGSAFIEDYTELKSVMIRY